The Rattus rattus isolate New Zealand chromosome 1, Rrattus_CSIRO_v1, whole genome shotgun sequence genome includes a region encoding these proteins:
- the Tnfrsf11b gene encoding tumor necrosis factor receptor superfamily member 11B: MNKWLCCALLVLLDIIEWTTQETFPPKYLHYDPETGRQLLCDKCAPGTYLKQHCTVRRKTLCVPCPDHSYTDSWHTSDECVYCSPVCKELQTVKQQCNRTHNRVCECEEGRYLELEFCLKHRSCPPGLGVVQAGTPERNTVCKRCPDGFFSGETSSKAPCRKHTNCSSLGLLLIQKGNATHDNVCSGNREATQNCGIDVTLCEEAFFRFAVPTKIIPNWLSVLVDSLPGTKVNAESVERIKRRHSSQEQTFQLLKLWKHQNRDQEMVKKIIQDIDLCESSVQRHIGHANLTTEQLRVLMESLPGKKISPDEIERTRKTCKPSEQLLKLLSLWRIKNGDQDTLKGLMYALKHLKAYHFPKTVTHSLRKTIRFLHSFTMYRLYQKLFLEMIGNQVQSVKISCL; this comes from the exons ATGAACAAGTGGCTGTGCTGTGCACTCCTGGTG CTCTTGGACATCATTGAATGGACAACCCAGGAAACCTTTCCTCCAAAATACTTGCATTATGACCCAGAAACCGGACGTCAGCTCTTGTGTGACAAATGTGCTCCTGGCACCTACCTAAAACAGCACTGCACAGTCAGGAGGAAGACATTGTGTGTCCCTTGCCCTGACCACTCTTATACGGACAGCTGGCACACGAGTGATGAATGCGTGTACTGCAGCCCCGTGTGCAAGGAACTGCAGACCGTGAAGCAGCAATGCAACCGCACCCACAAccgagtgtgtgaatgtgaggaAGGGCGCTACCTGGAGCTCGAATTCTGCTTGAAGCACCGGAGCTGTCCCCCAGGCTTGGGTGTGGTGCAGGCTG GGACCCCAGAGCGAAATACGGTTTGCAAAAGATGTCCTGATGGGTTCTTCTCAGGTGAGACGTCATCGAAAGCACCCTGTAGGAAACACACCAACTGCAGCTCACTTGGCCTCCTGCTAATTCAGAAAGGAAATGCAACACATGACAATGTATGTTCTGGAAACAGAGAAGCAACTCAAAATTGTGGAATAG ATGTCACCCTGTGCGAAGAGGCATTCTTCAGGTTTGCTGTGCCTACCAAGATTATACCGAATTGGCTGAGTGTTCTGGTGGACAGTTTGCCTGGGACCAAAGTGAATGCAGAGAGTGTAGAGAGGATAAAACGGAGACACAGCTCACAAGAGCAAACTTTCCAGCTACTTAAGCTGTGGAAGCATCAAAACAGAGACCAGGAAATGGTGAAGAAGATCATCCAAG ACATTGACCTCTGTGAAAGCAGCGTGCAACGGCATATCGGCCACGCGAACCTCACCACAGAGCAGCTCCGCGTCTTGATGGAGAGCTTGCCTGGGAAGAAGATCAGCCCAGACGAGATTGAGAGAACGAGAAAGACCTGCAAACCCAGCGAGCAGCTCCTGAAGCTACTGAGCTTGTGGAGGATCAAAAATGGAGACCAAGACACCTTGAAGGGCCTGATGTACGCACTCAAGCACTTGAAAGCATACCACTTTCCCAAAACCGTCACCCACAGTCTGAGGAAGACCATCAGGTTCTTGCACAGCTTCACCATGTACCGATTGTATCAGAAACTCTTTCTAGAAATGATAGGGAATCAGGTTCAATCAGTGAAGATAAGCTGCTTATAG